The Caproicibacterium amylolyticum genome includes the window GACATCGTCACCACCACAACGCACAAAACTCTGCGCGGCCCGCGCGGCGGCATGATTCTCTGTAAAGAGGAGTACGCGAAAGCAATCGACAAGGCGATTTTTCCCGGCACCCAGGGCGGCCCGCTCATGCACGTCATTGCAGGCAAAGCAGTCTGCCTGGGCGAAGCACTTAAACCGGAGTTTAAGGACTACGGTAAAAAAATCATTGAAAACGCACAGGCATTGGCAAAGGGGCTGCTCAGCCGCAATGTCAAGCTGGTTTCCGGCGGTACTGACAACCACTTGATGCTGGTGGATTTGACCGGCTTGGAACTGACCGGCAAGGAACTGGAAGCAAGACTTGACAGTATCCGCATTACCGCAAACAAAAACACGGTTCCAGGTGAACAGCGCAGTCCGTTCAAGACTTCCGGCCTGCGTCTTGGTACACCGGCCGTTACCACTCGTGGCATGCAGCCGGAGGATATGGATATTATTGCTGCTTGTATTGCTGACACCATTCATGACTTTGAGGGTACCAAAGACGCATCTCTTGCAAAAGTGGAGGCACTCTGCAAAAAGTATCCGCTGTACGAATAAGCAGAAAAGGAAGTGGCTTTTATGAAAAAGAGTACCGTCTTTTTTCTGTGTACAACCATGCTGCTGCTCGGTACGATTTTCGGCTTTTTGATGGCTCCCGCAAAAAAAGGAATCAGCATTGGTTCCAATAATTCCAACAACGGGAACAACAATACCGCGGAAAAGAAACCGTAAACAGCGCCGACGGAGGGAGGAAGTTTCATGGCTGCACCGCTTGCGGACCGCATCCGCCCGCAGACACTGGACCAAATTGTCGGTCAGCGTCATCTGCTTGGGGAAGGCAGGCCGCTTCGCCGCATTATCGAAAGCGGAGAAATTCCCAATTTGGTGTTTTATGGCCCCTCCGGAGTAGGCAAAACAACGCTGGCTTCCATTATTGCAAAGCGTACGAAGAAGCATTTGTGCAAACTCAACGGTACCTCGGCTTCTACAGCGGATATCCGGGAGGTTGTTAGTAAAGTTGGCACGCTGGAAGCGGTCAACGGAATCCTGCTGTATCTGGATGAGATCCAGTATTTTAACAAGAAACAGCAGCAGACCCTGCTGGAGTTCATTGAAAACGGAGATATTACGCTGATTGCATCCACAACAGAAAATCCATATTTTTACGTCTATAATGCAATTCTCAGCCGTTCCACTGTATTTGAGTTTAAAACGGTGGCACCGGAAGAAATCGTTCCGGCAGTCGAGCGGGCATTCCACATCCTTTCAGAAGAACAGGGAAAACCTGTAGAAGCGGAAGAAGCGGCACTGCACCGCATTGCGTTTGCCTGCGGCGGCGATGTGCGCAAGGCAATGAACGCGGCAGAATTGTGCACTTTGGCAGCGCCGGAAACAGACGGTGTGCTGCACGTTTCAGCACAGCTTGCCGCTGAACTGACGCAAAGCAGCGCTCCACGCTATGACCGCGAGGGGGATGAGCATTACGATATTGTTTCTGCTTACCAGAAGTCCATGCGCGGTTCCGACCCGGATGCGGCTCTGCATTATTTGGCGCGGCTGCTGGCAGCGGGCGACCTGCCCTCTGCCTGTCGCAGACTGATGGTCTGTGCCTGCGAGGATGTGGGGCTTGCTTATCCGCAGATTATTCCTATTGTCAAAGCGGCAGTGGATGCAGCGCAGATGGTTGGTCTGCCGGAGGCACGTATTCCGCTTGCGGATGCGGTGATTCTGGTTTGCCAGGCACCCAAAAGCAACACTGGGGAAGCGTCGATTGATGCGGCGCTTACGGATGTGCAGGCCGGAAAAATCGGTTCGGTTCCGCGCCAACTGCAGAACAAACACTATGACGGCGAGGATGCGGCGCGCAAGGGACAGTTTTATAAGTACCCGCACGCTTTTCCAAACCATTGGGTAGCGCAGCAGTACCTGCCCAACATTTTGCAGGGAACGGTGTACTACACGCCGGGTGACAACAAGTTTGAACAGTCGTTTGCCACTTACTGGGAGCGTGTGAAAGGGAAAAAGCCTCAGGCACAAAAGTAGTGTGCAGAAAATCCGGCTTTGAGAAAAGATGGAGGTATAGCATGAAAAATGAATCGCTCTTTAGTTTAACATACGGAATGTACGCAATAGGTGTGACCGATGGTATGAAACCTTCTGCCTGCATTGTGAATACAGTTACGCAGGCGGCAAATCAGCCTAATATGCTGACAATCAGTATGAACCGCCGCAATTACAGCTATGAATGTATTCGCCGCAATGGTCTGTTTACCGTCAGTGTTTTAAGTGAGGACACTTCCGGTGCAGTCATTGGCGCTTTGGGGTTTAACTCTGGCCGCAATGGCAACAAGTTGGACAACATCCGCTACAAAATGCTGCGCGAAGGAGTACCGGTCATTAAGGAAAACAGCTGTTGCTGGTTTCTTTGCAAAGCGGTGGATTCCATGGAAACACCAACGCATACGGTGTTTTTAGCGGAGATTCTTGCGGGAAGTGACAAAACTGTCGGTAAGCCGATGACGTACGAATATTATCATCGTGTGATTAAAGGAAACGCGCCCAAGAGCGCCCCGACCTATCAGGAACCAACACCGGACCTTTCCGGCAATGATGGCGAAAGTTTCATTTGCCGCGTTTGTCGGTATGTCTATGACGACCCGATTACACCTTTTGAGGAACTGCCGGAAGACTGGGTTTGTCCTATCTGCGGTGCACCAAAGTCCGCGTTTCAGCGAAAGGGAAATACCAAGTAATTAATAAAACTGGCTGTGTGCAAACTGCACAGCCAGTTTTTTATTGATTTCACGCCAGCATTGTCCATTTGTTTTTCCTCTTTTCGCACATATACTAGCGTTGGGGCAAAGAGTTGTGCTATACTGGTAGCTGTAAATTCAGTAGCAGAGGAGTATATCTATGCGGAAGTTGGCTAAGTATCTGAAAAAATATCGGGTGTTTATGATCTTAGGCCCAGCGTTCAAGTTGATAGAGGCAATTTTTGAATTAATTGTGCCGCTGGTCGTTGCGGATATGATTGACAACGGTGTGCGAAAAGGCAATTTGCCGTATGTTTATCATCAGGGAATGATTATGCTTGTCCTTGCGGCGGTCGGGCTTTGCAGTACGCTGGTCTGCCAGCGAATGGCCTCCTACGCATCACAGGGATTCGGCACCTCACTGCG containing:
- a CDS encoding replication-associated recombination protein A, encoding MAAPLADRIRPQTLDQIVGQRHLLGEGRPLRRIIESGEIPNLVFYGPSGVGKTTLASIIAKRTKKHLCKLNGTSASTADIREVVSKVGTLEAVNGILLYLDEIQYFNKKQQQTLLEFIENGDITLIASTTENPYFYVYNAILSRSTVFEFKTVAPEEIVPAVERAFHILSEEQGKPVEAEEAALHRIAFACGGDVRKAMNAAELCTLAAPETDGVLHVSAQLAAELTQSSAPRYDREGDEHYDIVSAYQKSMRGSDPDAALHYLARLLAAGDLPSACRRLMVCACEDVGLAYPQIIPIVKAAVDAAQMVGLPEARIPLADAVILVCQAPKSNTGEASIDAALTDVQAGKIGSVPRQLQNKHYDGEDAARKGQFYKYPHAFPNHWVAQQYLPNILQGTVYYTPGDNKFEQSFATYWERVKGKKPQAQK
- a CDS encoding flavin reductase; this translates as MKNESLFSLTYGMYAIGVTDGMKPSACIVNTVTQAANQPNMLTISMNRRNYSYECIRRNGLFTVSVLSEDTSGAVIGALGFNSGRNGNKLDNIRYKMLREGVPVIKENSCCWFLCKAVDSMETPTHTVFLAEILAGSDKTVGKPMTYEYYHRVIKGNAPKSAPTYQEPTPDLSGNDGESFICRVCRYVYDDPITPFEELPEDWVCPICGAPKSAFQRKGNTK